The following coding sequences lie in one Haematobia irritans isolate KBUSLIRL chromosome 3, ASM5000362v1, whole genome shotgun sequence genomic window:
- the Rab40 gene encoding RAS oncogene family member Rab40 — protein sequence MSINNMTKDYDYLLKVLLVGDSDVGKHEILSGLEDASESPFCSGNAYKTTTILLEGKRVKLQLWDTSGQGRFCTIIRSYSRGAQGIILVYDITNKWSFDGIDRWLKEVEEHAPGIPKVLVGNRLHLAFKRQVAAKQAELYATRHNMSCFEISPLCDFNIRESFCELARMALHRNGMERIWRNNKVLTLQELCCRTIVRRTTVYAIESLPLPPSVKSTLKSYALTTSHCFNTLTSSSKSKNRCKTPVGSGRNSCRIA from the exons ATG TCAATAAATAACATGACGAAGGACTATGATTACTTGTTAAAAGTATTATTAGTGGGAGATAGCGATGTCGGAAAGCACGAAATTCTGTCTGGTTTGGAAGATGCCTCTGAAAGTCCGTTTTGTAGTGGCAATG CCTACAAGACGACTACTATACTATTAGAAGGAAAAAGAGTTAAACTTCAGCTATGGGACACTTCCGGCCAAGGTCGATTCTGTACAATAATACGTTCATATTCGCGAGGAGCCCAAGGAATTATTTTGGTTTATGACATTACAAATAAATGGAGTTTTGATGGCATAGATCGATGGCTTAAGGAAGTTGAAGAG CACGCTCCTGGTATACCGAAAGTTCTTGTTGGAAATAGACTCCACTTGGCATTTAAAAGACAAGTTGCAGCTAAACAAGCAGAATTGTATGCTACACGTCATAATATGTCATGCTTCGAAATATCCCCTCTATGTGATTTTAACATAAGAGAATCATTTTGCGAATTGGCGCGCATGGCTCTCCATAGAAACGGAATGGAACGTATATGGCGAAACAATAAAG TGCTAACGCTGCAGGAACTATGCTGTCGAACTATAGTAAGGCGAACCACAGTTTATGCCATTGAATCGTTACCCTTACCTCCATCCGTAAAATCAACATTAAAATCATACGCATTAACGACATCTCACTGTTTTAATACCTTAACTAGTAGTTCCAAAAGCAAAAATCGATGTAAAACGCCGGTTGGCTCTGGCCGAAATAGTTGTCGTATTGCGTGA
- the schlank gene encoding ceramide synthase schlank gives MEGLKQLSELFWSPTVWLPPNVTWADIAPGSRDDVQHADYKDLVWPLPLAAVIMLIRYSLERFWISPIGISLGIKGSRHKKAEKIQLLETMYEKSHRLDDKKITSLTKHLNMTERQIERWWRLRRAQDKPSTLTKFCENTWRCIYYTYSFIFGVIVLWDKPWFWDVKTCWYGYPHQSVTGDIWWYYMISMAFYWSLTVTQFFDVKRKDFWQMFIHHMVTLLLMSLSWICNLHRVGSLVLVIHDCADIFLEAAKLTKYAKYQKLCDVIFAIFTVVWLITRLGFYPRIIYSTSIEAPKILPMFPAYYIFNSLLIMLLLLHIVWTYMILKIVIDSLQKGLMSGDIRSSDESDVSESSENLKLSTNGAVQNNVVKRSNVSKKAD, from the exons ATGGAGGGGCTGAAGCAATTGAGTGAACTATTTTGGTCGCCTACAGTATGGCTTCCGCCCAATGTAACTTGGGCAGATATAGCTCCTGGCTCCAGAGACGACGTGCAGCATGCTGATTATAAGGATCTTGTATGGCCTTTGCCTCTGGCTGCAGTTATCATGTTAATAAGATACTCCTTAGAAAG ATTTTGGATATCACCCATAGGAATATCTCTGGGTATCAAAGGTTCGAGACATAAAAAGGCTGAAAAAATTCAACTGCTAGAAACAATGTATGAAAAATCACATCGACTTGACGATAAAAAG ATAACATCATTAACCAAACATCTTAACATGACTGAACGTCAGATTGAACGCTGGTGGCGTCTAAGGAGAGCTCAAGATAAACCGTCcacgttgaccaaattttgtgaaaatacctGGAGGTGTATATATTATACATACAGTTTTATTTTTGGAGTTATTGTTCTATGGGATAAACCTTGGTTTTGGGATGTCAAAACCTGCTGGTATGGTTATCCTCATCAG TCTGTTACAGGTGACATATGGTGGTATTACATGATATCAATGGCATTCTATTGGTCTCTAACTGTAACACAATTCTTCGATGTGAAGCGGAAAGATTTTTGGCAAATGTTTATACATCACATGGTAACTTTGCTATTGATGTCCCTGAGTTGGATTTGCAATTTACATAGAGTTGGTTCTTTGGTGCTGGTCATCCACGATTGCGCAGATATTTTCTTAGAA GCAGCAAAACTGACGAAATAtgccaaatatcaaaaattgtgTGATGTCATATTTGCTATATTTACAGTTGTATGGTTAATTACTAGGCTTGGTTTCTATCCTCGCATTATTTACAG cacgTCGATTGAAGCGCCCAAAATACTTCCCATGTTTCCAGCTTACTATATTTTTAATAGTTTGCTCATAATGTTACTTCTTCTGCATATAGTATGGACGTATATGATACTTAAGATTGTTATAGATTCTTTACAGAAAGGCTTG aTGTCTGGTGATATTAGATCGAGTGATGAAAGTGATGTTTCGGAAAGTTCAGAAAATCTGAAATTGTCAACTAATGGTGCTGTTCAAAATAATGTCGTGAAAAGATCTAACGTTTCGAAGAAAGCTGATTAG